The following proteins are encoded in a genomic region of Glycine soja cultivar W05 chromosome 17, ASM419377v2, whole genome shotgun sequence:
- the LOC114391716 gene encoding vacuolar protein sorting-associated protein 32 homolog 2-like, translated as MVMGAAGWQSKMVFHIRPSDDVEKTVDEINEQTENMKQIQVALSTPIGATTYFNEDKLEVELEDLEGVELEEQLLQPATTAPTATVHVPAGLQPTRSVSSKPTTEEDELAALQDKMAL; from the exons ATGGTGATGGGAGCTGCCGGATGGCAATCCAAAATGGTCTTCCACATAAGGCCATCAG ATGATGTTGAGAAGACTGTGGACGAGATCAACGAACAAACAGAGAACATGAAACAAATTCAGGTAGCATTGTCTACTCCAATTGGTGCAACTACTTACTTTAATGAG GATAAATTGGAAGTAGAACTTGAAGACCTAGAGGGTGTTGAATTGGAAGAACAGCTTCTTCAGCCTGCAACTACAGCTCCAACTGCTACAGTGCATGTTCCAGCTGGGCTACAACCCACTCGCTCTGTGTCTTCGAAGCCCACTACCGAGGAAGATGAATTGGCAGCTTTGCAGGATAAGATGGCACTTTGA